TGCGAATTGCAAAAGTTTCCACCAGTCGTCTTAAAATGGCACTCTAAACCGTCTGCTATGATACTTCTGATAAGCACAGTTATACTGCCAGGAAGGGCAAGTAGGTATGCATCATGGACCATGAAAATGCCAATTTCCAGAAATCAATTACAGCTTTGACGAGTTGCAAACTTCTTGGACTATGAAAATGCCAGTTTCTAGCAATGAAATGATAGCTTTCACGATCTGCAACTTCTTATTGATTAATGAATACTGAAAAGTACGTATCAGCCCAATCTTGCCTCTCTTCGTAGTACCTGGAAAAGATTTAACAGTCAACCATAAGTGACAGAACTTTAACAGAGCTAGCCATATAACAAACAGTGGACAAAACTTTAACAAAGCtagtcattttcttttctttagaaTGTGATATTTCTTCATGTTTTGCACTTTTGTTTAAGCTTGACAGTGAAAACATTTTTCAACCTAGAAAATTCTGCAAGGcaaaactttcttcattttagTTTCTTCATTTCAGCAAAATTAACTTTTTGTTTGGACTTCCATTTTAAGAGTTTTTCACTGTTATTTCATTAATCTGAATGTAAGCTTGAGAATTGAGATAGGAACAAGTTAAAGAAATGTTAAAACTGGCTTGAAGTGGGCATTATTTCTTGGAATCTGTTTTATTACTTTTGTACCTTATTTCTTAGAAATGTCATTCTAAATATCTATTTTGGCTAATCAGAATCTGTATTGGTTATTAAATGTGTTTTGATTAAGGAATGTACAGCTCTCCATTCAACTCATTTCAAGGTTCATCATCAAGTCCTGTGATGGAGCAAAATAATGAAGACGTGAACAATTGAACTACAACGAAAAAAGAGCTGATGAGATGAGTGAAAAAGAGATagaaatgataaaaaatgaGGGCAATGAAGAACGACAGCAAGAGATGGAGATGAAGGAGCTGGTCCTTTTGAGAAAAAACATAGGAAGAAGAAATCTAGCATATGGGATGAAATGACAACAATAGTGCTAGATAATGGGATGGTCAAAGTGAAATGCAACAATTGCAAGGAACTTTTTGTCAAGAGTGCAACCGAAGCCATATCTCAGCACAAGAGACACTTGAATTCTTGCCTACAAAGAAAGATAGCCATTGGAAAGCAAAGCAAACAAAAGCAACAAGTGTTGTCATTCATCGAAGGCCAAAGTAATGGTATCACTTCCATCACAAATTTCTTGTATGATCATgccaaggtaagagagcttgcATCACACATGAGTACCCCTTTTCTATGATAGATCATGTAGTTttcaacaaattcatgaaagcgGCTTCTCCATTTTATAATTGTTAAGAAAGATTGCATTAGTACTTATACAATTGAAAAAAGGAACCTGAAATCATTGTTGAAAGGTGCTGGTAGGATTAGTATTACCACAGATTTGTGGACATCTGGtcaaaaaaattcaatatatgGTTGTGACTAatcattttgttgattttgattgGGTGCTACAAAAACGTGTGTTGAATTTTTGCAATGCTCCTCCTCCTCATACTGGAGTTATTATAGCTGATACTCTAAGTAAGTGCTTTATTGATTGGGGGATTGAGAATAAGGTTTCTAACATAACTGTTGATAATGCTTCATACAATGATGTGTGCATTAGGAGACTTAGAGAggatttttctccaaaaaagaGATTAAGTATTGGAGGAAAAATTTTCATGTTAGATGTTGTGCACATATACTTAATCTCTTAGTGCAAGATGGTCTTGGTCAACTTGGTGGTGTGATTGATGTTGTTAGAGAATGGATAAAGTACTTGAACAATTCTGAATCTAGGCTTCTTGAATTTgccaaaattaaaaaacagCTTCAATTGCCCTCTAGAAAGCTAATTTTGGACTGTCCAACAAGATGGAATAGCACCTATTTGATGTTAGCTTCAGGTTTAGAGTTCAAGGATGTTTTTTCAAGATATGCAGACATTGACCCCGGATTTCACTATGTTTTTACTGATTTTGAGTGGATGAAAGTGAAAGAAGTGTGCAAATTTCTAGGAATATTTTATGAAATCACTGATATGATTTCCGGGTCCGAGTATCCAACGGCTAACATTTTCTTGTGGAGCTCTATAGGATTAAAGAGCTTTTAAATGATAAAGCTCTTGACCCTTTTTAGCATCTTCGGGTTATGGCTGGAACTAAATTTGATAAGTATTGGGGGGAAAGTAATGTACTGCTATCTTTGGGTGCAATTTTGGATCCGAGATACAAAATATTTCTTATTAATCATACTTTTCCGGTGATTTATGGTGAGGATGCAGCTCCTAGATTCGTGGCTGAAATTAGAGACACTCTTTATGAGCTTTACAATGAATATGTTGATTGTCACATAGTTTCCCATTCTGAACAATAACAGAGGCAGGTTGTAAAAGGGAGACAAAATGAAGGTTCTAGTTCTTCTAGTAAGAAACAGAAAATGACTGGACCTGCCGTTTTAACTAGTAAAGAAAAGTTGCACATGCATGTGAGTGAAATTAACAGGGCTCCACCACAAAAATCAGATTTAGATGTTTATTTAGAGGAAAGTAggtattgtgacgcccccacttctccttaaggtgaaccaaagagtatccacgggacgcctgcccaactcttaccaggactcggtacaatttcCGTTCAAACTTATTACAATACTAGCTATCACGACAAGATGAAGTAAAAAAGATAAAGTCGCTTCTATAAATAATATTC
This portion of the Coffea arabica cultivar ET-39 chromosome 2e, Coffea Arabica ET-39 HiFi, whole genome shotgun sequence genome encodes:
- the LOC140036202 gene encoding zinc finger BED domain-containing protein RICESLEEPER 2-like, coding for MVVTNHFVDFDWVLQKRVLNFCNAPPPHTGVIIADTLSKCFIDWGIENKVSNITVDNASYNDVCIRRLREDFSPKKRLMQDGLGQLGGVIDVVREWIKYLNNSESRLLEFAKIKKQLQLPSRKLILDCPTRWNSTYLMLASGLEFKDVFSRYADIDPGFHYVFTDFEWMKVKEHLRVMAGTKFDKYWGESNVLLSLGAILDPRYKIFLINHTFPVIYGEDAAPRFVAEIRDTLYELYNEYVDCHIVSHSEQ